A DNA window from Jaculus jaculus isolate mJacJac1 chromosome 1, mJacJac1.mat.Y.cur, whole genome shotgun sequence contains the following coding sequences:
- the Ccdc110 gene encoding coiled-coil domain-containing protein 110: protein MPQQGMHGTRQSVTDKHPEEDEVDSVLLSASRILNSSDDVKGRGGPEPEYGCISEPENQMQSQSALKVLQHQLESFQALRIQTLQNVSMVQSEISEILNKSIIEVENPQFSSEKNLVFSTHAEKNLPVEKQEQILSMEKINHFKDSKGLHSMEENVSSNDYSLSHCTNVSPQTHFKDKLILENSRMSTDNTASNKIMNASEDSDMLKNYNLNHFLPAVTQNVMPQGGPIILDKSTIHEPFLKHGFCKTLDDICHAIKHMKEELQRSHDRELALTNELHTLKTNTDSQSNIKYDPTPTDNATINFIKEENMEVNLNEDIKSKRISELEALVSKLLPLRETVAKFHVNFCRKCKKLSQSEIYRGKKNEKSNKDIPITSKNITDLKFHSRVPRHHSLSFLEHTKHELKDKEGQLLPGNHRPLIYENEKAPKVNSVTEQCVAKIHYLQNYLKESMQIQKKVAQLENENLTLKTKMKPLIFTTQSLIQKLETYEKELKNLIEEKSTIQSKLTKTEDDNKECLRELKKVIGKYNVLQHQNKMLEEKNRQLSLEKEQMIEVLDQLKGKEHKTQNDMAIVSNENNRMNIEIETMKTNILLIRDEKEMLEKNTYKFLKDKSALENELKENQLEIMQLREKERLAKNDQESLLQILETVKNEKLNLETTLQESTTARQRIERELENIQNYQSTAEKNFLKEIKNAKSEASIYKNSLSEISKECEMLSKMVMEIKADNQILKEELKKHSQENTKFENSISRLTEDKILLENYVRSIENERDTLEFEMRNLQREYLSLSDKICSQNKDLSKMSYISRREKSYFDNYGAYEDTSSLQSRPLAPDVKGIPSKLCQLLPPKICK from the exons AATATGGCTGCATATCAGAACCAGAAAATCAAATGCAATCACAATCAGCACTGAAA GTCCTTCAGCATCAGCTGGAATCATTTCAGGCTCTGCGAATACAGACTCTGCAGAATGTTAGCATG GTACAGTCTGAAATCAGTGAAATATTGAACAAAAGTATTATTGAAGTAGAAAACCCACAATTTAGTTCAGAAAAAAATTTGGTATTCAGCACCCATGCTGAAAAGAATTTG CCTGTAGAGAAGCAAGAACAAATCCTTTCTATGGAGAAAATCAATCACTTTAAGGATTCCAAGGGTCTTCATTCAATGGAAGAGAATGTCAGTAGTAACGATTACAGTCTCTCTCACTGCACAAATGTCTCACCACAGACACATTTCAAGGACAAGTTAATTCTTGAGAATTCAAGAATGTCAACAGATAATACAGCTTCCAACAAAATTATGAATGCTTCAGAAGATTCTGACATGTTGAAGAATTATAATCTTAATCATTTTCTACCAGCAGTTACTCAAAATGTGATGCCTCAAGGTGGCCCTATAATTCTAGATAAGTCCACAATTCATGAACCTTTTCTGAAGCATGGATTTTGTAAAACCTTAGATGATATTTGCCACGCTATTAAACACATGAAGGAAGAACTTCAAAGGTCACATGACAGGGAACTGGCActtacaaatgaacttcacactTTAAAAACTAATACAGATAGTCAAAGTAATATCAAATATGATCCAACCCCCACAGATAATGCAACAATTAACTTTATTAAGGAAGAAAACATGGAAGTTAacttaaatgaagacataaaatcaAAGAGAATTTCTGAATTAGAGGCATTAGTAAGCAAATTACTCCCACTCAGGGAAACGGTGGCAAAATTCCATGTAAATTTTTgtagaaaatgtaaaaaattatCACAGAGTGAAATATACCgtggaaaaaagaatgaaaaaagcaATAAAGATATTCCTATCACCAGTAAGAATATTACAGACTTAAAATTCCATTCCAGGGTTCCAAGGCACCACAGCCTATCCTTCCTTGAACACACAAAACATGAACTGAAAGATAAAGAAGGGCAACTACTTCCAGGAAACCATAGaccattaatatatgaaaatgagaAAGCCCCCAAAGTCAATTCTGTAACTGAGCAGTGTGTTGCAAAAATTCATTACTTACAGAATTACTTAAAAGAATCCATGCAGATTCAGAAAAAAGTAGCCCAACTGGAGAATGAAAACTTAACCCTGAAGACCAAAATGAAACCACTTATCTTCACCACACAATCTCTGATACAGAAACTTGAAACATATGAAAAGGAACTTAAGAACCTGATTGAAGAAAAGAGCACTATTCAGTCCAAGTTAACTAAAACAGAAGATGACAACAAAGAGTGCCTTAGAGAACTAAAGAAAGTAATTGGTAAGTATAATGTTCTCCAACACCAAAacaaaatgctagaggaaaagaaTAGACAACTTTCTTTGGAGAAGGAACAAATGATAGAGGTATTAGATCAACTAAAAGGCAAGGAACACAAAACTCAGAATGATATGGCCATCGTCAGTAATGAAAACAACAGGATGAATATAGAAATAGAAACAATGAAAACTAACATTCTGTTGATACGAGATGAAAAGGAAATGTTAGAGAAAAACACATACAAGTTCCTAAAGGATAAAAGTGCACTTGAAAATGAGTTGAAAGAAAACCAACTGGAGATCATgcagctgagagagaaagaaagactggcAAAGAATGATCAAGAGTCACTTCTTCAAATACTGGAAACAGTGAAAAATGAAAAGCTGAATCTGGAAACAACATTACAAGAGTCTACCACTGCCCGacagaggatagagagagaacttgaaaatattcaaaactatCAATCTACTGCAGAGAAGAACTtcctgaaagaaattaaaaatgccaAATCAGAAGCAAGTATTTATAAAAATAGCTTGTCAGAAATCAGCAAGGAATGTGAAATGTTGTCAAAAATGGTCATGGAAATTAAGGCAGATAATCAGATTCTAAAAGAAGAACTAAAAAAGCATagtcaagaaaacacaaaatttgAAAACAGCATCAGTAGACTCACTGAAGACAAAATACTCTTAGAAAACTATGTAAGAAGTATAGAAAATGAAAGGGATACCTTGGAATTTGAGATGCGGAACCTTCAGCGAGAATATTTGAGTTTAAGTGATAAAATCTGCAGTCAGAACAAAGATCTATCAAAAATGTCTTACatttcaagaagagagaaatcCTATTTTGACAACTATGGTGCCTATGAAGACACTTCCAGCCTTCAGAGCAGGCCCTTAGCTCCTGATGTGAAAG gaaTTCCAAGCAAACTGTGCCAGTTACTTCCACCCAAGATatgtaaataa